One Heliomicrobium gestii DNA window includes the following coding sequences:
- the cpaB gene encoding Flp pilus assembly protein CpaB, protein MRRLERKSLFLALSVALTLTGLLLYVTQQQARQDKPVIPVVIAVEKIPARSVIQAKQIEETLVPEKYALTGHAAQASQVVGQVARETLFPGEQILTGRLVQGSDGLAAIIPNGYRAISVKVEPVAAVGGLVKRGDFIDILVFTGPPLVPSPSAKTIFENVEILETGPGKTPEEITVITLCMKPKDAETLFLYNKTGELRLALRAPGDTGPILLPVRSAEPAL, encoded by the coding sequence ATGCGACGTCTTGAGCGAAAATCCCTGTTCCTTGCCTTGAGTGTAGCCCTGACGCTGACGGGACTGCTGCTCTATGTGACCCAGCAGCAAGCCCGCCAGGATAAACCCGTCATCCCTGTCGTCATCGCCGTAGAAAAGATCCCGGCCCGCTCCGTCATCCAGGCCAAGCAGATCGAGGAAACGCTCGTCCCGGAAAAATACGCCCTCACCGGTCACGCCGCTCAGGCGAGTCAGGTGGTGGGCCAGGTCGCCCGAGAAACGCTCTTCCCAGGCGAGCAGATCCTCACAGGCCGGCTCGTCCAAGGCTCCGACGGGCTCGCGGCGATCATCCCCAACGGGTACCGGGCCATCTCCGTCAAGGTGGAGCCGGTGGCCGCCGTCGGGGGGCTGGTGAAGCGAGGCGATTTTATTGACATCCTCGTCTTTACGGGGCCGCCCTTGGTCCCTTCCCCCTCTGCCAAGACGATCTTCGAGAACGTGGAGATCCTGGAGACCGGTCCAGGCAAAACCCCCGAAGAGATCACTGTCATCACCCTCTGCATGAAGCCGAAGGACGCCGAAACGCTCTTTCTGTACAACAAGACGGGAGAACTGCGGCTGGCCTTGCGAGCGCCAGGCGATACAGGCCCCATCCTGCTTCCCGTCCGTTCGGCGGAACCGGCGCTGTGA